taaccacgtggcCCACGGAATAtcacgatacggctgcccaaatcatcaccgaaaccccGCCGGGTTTCACTCTTGCGACGTAACCTCGGGCAGAAGTCGAAAACAGTGTGAGAGACGACTGTTCCAACCAAATGACATTCTCATATTGCTCCATAGCCCATGTTTTTTGGCTTCGGAACGGTATTCCTGTTGCGGGCATCTGCTTCACCGATGAGTCGTTTTGTAATTCCTAATCGCTCTGCAATTTCCTGCATCTGGAACTCCCTTCATGTTGGTTTGCTGCTGACATGCGTCGCGAGTGCGAtatccagttctgcagtgacttctgcagctgtcatcTTCGTACTTTTTATCACAGTTCTCACcattgaccgtctgtcacgataactcaacacgcactttcgtccgcgttgtgagtgatgttttttccgctttccctatatgcggtataaatcttctatatagtgcctcttgaaacaccagacacttcgGCTAACGTGACAACGGAAGCACCTACCATACGAGCACAATAAGTTCCCGCAGATTGGAATTCACTTAGTTTCGACGTAAtatactcacaactacacagaacaccttCTGACCATGGCTGAAACTTGCAGtatattgagggcattgcacgggtgccgttcgtggtcaaatacgagGGGCACTCAATAAACAGTGTAACACTTTTTtcacggccaatttcggttgaaaaaatgcagattttatgcgagacatcgtggaatattcccgcttcaacccctatagtttcatgaagttccggtggGCGGCGacactgtacgtagccttcaaaacggcgtctgcgaCGGAGGTTCATTCCGAGCACAcagctgtcatttagtttcttttaccagaaaaccacagcatcgcagcTATTCGTAGGCACTTTTGCGGAATGTCTACGCAGACCTGGCAGCTAACAAAACAACTATGAGTCGTTGGCGAGGCTGTGTCGTCATTGCAGCAAGGTCGCGTAGAGCTGTCTGGTCTAACGCAGTGTTggtacgtgcggacactctcattctaggtaaGCGACGGATCACAGCCAAACACTTCGCTTCTCAACTGGTAATGCTGACACTCGTCTACCAACTGGGGTACtcaaaaggtgtgtgcccgctggcttCATTGGACTGTACTTCCTCAACCACCCTACagaccggatctcgcaccttccgacttccgtccgaTTGGCTCAGTGAAGAATGCGCCCCACGGGAAGCAGTACTTGCATAATTGTGAGTTTAATTTCGTTTATCAGATTAGATGATTCAGGAAaacctgcaactgtgtcattcatgattaaaaaataaaactgcaaCAGTAActggtgcgccggccggtgtggccgagtggttctaggcacttcagtcgcagGGTCGAAcagaatcttcgtgaagttgaggaaacaaccaaatATGTAGCTTTTGCAGGTGTGACATTCCTGTCGGttttggccgtgcggttgtaggcgcttcaaactggaaccgcatgaccgctacggtcgcaggttcgaatcctgcctcgggcaaggatgtgtgtgatgtccttaggttagttaggtttaagtagttctaagttctaggggactgatgaccacagatgttaagtcccatagtgctcagagccatttgaaccattttgaacctgtcggTTTCCTCCACAAAAAAGAAAGTGCCATAAACTTTATTAACTCTTTGGAGCACGGTGGTATACATAGtataccaccttttgaaaattttcttggctctttgcacagtggtttaactgcacgaccaccactctaatatgctcacctagttctctacttatcagacagatggcactcactgcctataaggaatcagttcccgccaagaattgcatagattacaactgtgaaagctgcgtgctgagttgtgcatggtttttgcgtgtgaatagtggtttataacgaatttcttgttgcgcctgtgttttttccatatcttggacgtcacagctacggtatgaacccatgtatacattcatatgcacaatcttccgttatttatatacaatttattttggtggtatattatttgtaccaccgtgcatgtagcagtattctattgcatttcgtttcctagtataaaattcgaaatcctccgctacaaagtttagtttttaattgtgttgtgacttattttagctctttctccattttgttttgcttacgtattctttacttggattcaggctgttgtttgaaaatgaaaatgtcaagaagaggcttacgagatgaagaaatcgaacgattattgtgtgaaattccatcagacgaggattccactgttgacaccacagatgacgaatctgattatgaagcaagcattgttgcggaggctattgtgtcgtctgaaggcgaagtttcagagagcgaggaagaaagtgagtccactccgccaaaacgcgctgctgacacagcgccaacttggggacaacaattcaatgctacctcaggaatgcagttcgacagtgaatcaggaccaagtgcttttattagggacattgatgatccagaacctatcgatatattcgaaaaaatatttccaaaagagctagttgagctaatcgttttccaaacaaatttatatgcgacgcaatctggcaagtctttcactccaacaactgacaatgaaatacgaactttcctgggaatcaacattttgatgggtataaagcgtatgccagcatacagagactactggtctagtgccccagaacttcatgatcgttatattgcatctctgatggcagtaaatcggtttggatggttactgaggaacattcatctgaatgataacacattgcatccagaaaaaggacacccaggttatgacaaactgtacaagctgcgaccagtgatcaagatactatctgaatctttttccaagtgttaccaacccagcaaacacctagcaattgatgagtcaatgatcaaattcaaaggccgcaacagtatgaaacaatacatgagagataaacccataaagcgtggttacaaagtgtggatgctgtgtgacaagacctcttacaacttgaaatttgatatttacaccggaaaagtaggtgacacagtgcaaacaggccttggggagcatgtagtgctgagtttgtcctctgaactcgtaaataaaggccattatctttatttcgacaactatttcaatagctataacttgttggctggtttacagcagagaaacatatatgcctgtgggacagttcaaccaacaaggaaacatttacccaaattaaaaacagacaaagaattaagcagaggtgaatttgactggagggtcagcaactgtggcatcctctacttgaagtggaaagataagagagctgttcatctcctttcaaattttcacagtcctgaagttactacagtgactcgccgtgaaagagatggttcacgcatagagctaccttgtcctcaagcagtgatggattacaatgcacacatgaacaatgtcgacaagttcgaccaactgaaaaaatcatatgaaataagccggagaagtaaaaagtggtggcaccgaatattctttcacctgcttgatgtcagtatcgtcaacagctatataatttggaaggaactaggcgatagagaaaaaatgactgccaaagtcttcaggatgagtatcctgcaaagcttagtaacccagaaaacaccattgaggccatctagacttcatgagagtcaagtccacgtaaagaaaaacaagccatatgtttcctcacgccagcgtctcgacaattcatcccaccagccagagcgtactaccgccagacgttgtgcgaaatgcagtacaaaaaagaagcaagtgcgcactttctggatgtgcgctgaatgcaaagtgcctttgtgccttagcaaaacaaaaaggtgctttcaagattttcacaaaaaggaataagaaacatattttatttgtaaggtttgtaatttgattttgtattgtaaatgaccaattgccagaaataaaattattttacattaattatactaattattactgcttagagtagaatttaaaggtgagttacaagcacaaaccaagatatctcaaaaactttaggtacggccctaagtggcatggtggtatattatatataccaccatctaaaaccaaaatcaatacaataaaaaattttaattcatgttttcctttattagcaaccccaccagacatagaaaatgcatgttttattaaaaaattaattaaacataaaatctgtgcatcaaagagttaACAGAAACGACACAAAatacattcagtttcggtgagtctctttcatgttcgacgacaaCACCAGGATATTGTGACCACAAATTCTTACATTATACGATTTACTTTACCCGACAGATGAAACGTCcatcgtccgaaaagatgagtcgttcgggaaatgtgccctctgtcaTATCCTGGAGagctgaaatgcaaaattcgtaccgtCTGCCATGGTTGCCGGGACGCAGTTCCTGCAGTGACTGCAATTTGTAAGGCTTCATCAGTAGATGTCGTTTCAGAACACGGCCTACTGTTGTTTGAGGATTTGAATTTCCTTATCTGAtcgtcttgtggacttccgagggctccgtgtgaacgcatctcgaaTACGCTGTACATTTTCGTGAGACGTGCGTGGCCGACCGGTGCTGTTACTTTTTTTTATGCGACAACTTCAAATAAgtttgtatgccagtcataaatttgcttatgcAGAAGCGGTTTGTTGctgctgaatcgacggcggaacgcacttgaacaatggattgacttcgtAGAAATTCCAACATacaaatgatttctcttgtggtgtagtagCCATGTTTCATCAGGGCCTAAAGCAGGCTTTCGAATTAGCGCAACATttgacatttatttttaattatataaaataatggaatgtagtcgaatcaagtcgggtgatgctgagggtattagattaggaaatgagacacttaaagtagtaaaggagttttgctatttggggagcaaaataactgatgatggtcgaagtagagacgatataaaatgtagactggcaatggcaaggaaagcgtttctgaagaagagaaattggttaacatcaagtatagatttaagtgtcaggaagtcgtttctgaaagtatttgtatggagtgtagccatgtacggaagtgaaacatggacgataagtagtttagacaagaagagaatagaagctttcgaaatgtgtacagaagaatgctgaagatcagatgggtagatcacataactaagaggaggtgttgaataggattggggagaagagaagtgcgtggcacaacttgactagaagaagggatcggttggcaggacatgttctgaggcatcaacggatcaccaatttagtattggagggcagcgtggagggtaaaaatcgtagagggagaccaagagatgaaaacaccaagcagattcagaaggatgtaggctgcagtaggtactgggagatgaagaaacttgcacaggatagagtagcatggagagctgcatcaaaccagtctcaggactgaagaccacaacaacaacaaacatataaaATTTTACTATACAATTTATTGTTTAATGAATTGAtcatattaacactttgccgtccgcacgtctcgtgcaAATATATTCGCTTGGCGCCGGGAGCGCTATTTCGGATTACtgggcttgtcgccggccg
The nucleotide sequence above comes from Schistocerca piceifrons isolate TAMUIC-IGC-003096 chromosome 7, iqSchPice1.1, whole genome shotgun sequence. Encoded proteins:
- the LOC124805588 gene encoding piggyBac transposable element-derived protein 4-like, encoding MSRRGLRDEEIERLLCEIPSDEDSTVDTTDDESDYEASIVAEAIVSSEGEVSESEEESESTPPKRAADTAPTWGQQFNATSGMQFDSESGPSAFIRDIDDPEPIDIFEKIFPKELVELIVFQTNLYATQSGKSFTPTTDNEIRTFLGINILMGIKRMPAYRDYWSSAPELHDRYIASLMAVNRFGWLLRNIHLNDNTLHPEKGHPGYDKLYKLRPVIKILSESFSKCYQPSKHLAIDESMIKFKGRNSMKQYMRDKPIKRGYKVWMLCDKTSYNLKFDIYTGKVRFFTNSITMEGECDVYQV